In one window of Pirellulales bacterium DNA:
- a CDS encoding formylmethanofuran dehydrogenase subunit A: GVGADADVTIYTPDDNRETMFELPRYVIHAGRVVVEEGDVRDPVEGKSLYVSPEYDEDAERDIAHWFDEFYTIRFRNYPVSLDYLHASECVPCAGR, translated from the coding sequence GGGCGTGGGGGCCGACGCCGATGTCACGATCTACACGCCCGACGACAACCGCGAAACGATGTTCGAACTGCCGCGCTACGTGATCCACGCCGGTCGCGTCGTGGTCGAAGAGGGGGACGTGCGCGATCCGGTCGAAGGCAAATCGCTGTACGTGTCGCCGGAATACGACGAAGACGCCGAGCGCGACATCGCCCACTGGTTCGACGAGTTCTACACGATCCGTTTTCGTAACTATCCGGTGTCGCTCGATTACTTGCACGCGAGCGAATGCGTGCCGTGCGCGGGGCGGTGA